Proteins from a genomic interval of Dunckerocampus dactyliophorus isolate RoL2022-P2 chromosome 5, RoL_Ddac_1.1, whole genome shotgun sequence:
- the lysmd4 gene encoding lysM and putative peptidoglycan-binding domain-containing protein 4, translating to MRRGEHVPKAFEAPVDVHASADGQVYMFNRMANETAMSSDEEELGLMEMRPQARHTQKRDRQRNIHLLELEVSDGDNLNKLALQYGCKVADIKRVNNLIQEQDVFALKSIKIPVPRHSFLTETYTNLSDAQEETPHSPCRLPYRHEVTNFLIEVDNDIEKLIQTTDDHDMDVLEDKPKRLGLRGRRLKGYSADWGIQWWNAVIAMLLIGIILPLFYIIYFKTKPSGGTAPLDGSILSSIMSNSSGTAFGTSGPGHTQEPG from the exons ATGCGGCGAGGGGAGCATGTTCCGAAGGCATTCGAGGCCCCCGTGGATGTCCACGCCAGCGCTGATGGTCAGGTGTACATGTTCAACAGGATGGCCAATGAGACGGCTATGTCATCGGATGAGGAGGAACTCGGTTTAATGGAAATGAGACCTCAGGCACGCCATACGCAGAAACGGGACAGGCAGAGGAACATCCACTTGCTGGAACTTGAAGTGTCAGATGGTGACAATCTCAACAAGTTGGCGTTGCAATATGGCTGCAAG GTGGCAGATATCAAGAGAGTGAACAACCTCATACAGGAACAGGATGTATTTGCACTGAAATCTATAAAAATCCCCGTTCCCAGGCACAGCTTTTTGACAGAGACGTACACCAACCTAAGTGACGCTCAAGAAGAAACTCCACATTCACCTTGCAGGCTGCCATATAGACACGAGGTCACTAACTTTCTCATCGAGGTGGACAATGACATCGAGAAGCTGATTCAAACGACGGATGATCACGACATGGATGTGTTGGAAGACAAACCCAAAAGGCTGGGTCTGAGAGGACGGAGGCTAAAGGGTTATAGTGCGGACTGGGGAATCCAGTGGTGGAACGCTGTGATCGCCATGCTCCTCATTGGCATCATCTTACCGTTGTTTTATATCATTTACTTTAAAACTAAACCCAGCGGGGGAACCGCGCCACTGGATGGCAGCATTTTGTCATCAATCATGTCTAACAGCTCAGGGACGGCCTTTGGTACCAGTGGGCCTGGCCACACTCAAGAACCAGGATAG